A genomic window from Silene latifolia isolate original U9 population chromosome 11, ASM4854445v1, whole genome shotgun sequence includes:
- the LOC141611014 gene encoding uncharacterized protein LOC141611014, which yields MTDYVQEQEMEIEALEAILMDEFKELHPGESGLNTSKPCYQITIDPQDDEPEDSASLPVQLALIFAHTENYPDEPPLLNVRSLRGIAPEDLRILKEQLEQEAAENLGMAMIYTLVSSAQEWLNVRFKQEGVTESTADDDLEKDDVIVPHGEPVTVETFLAWRERYEAEIALERAKLMPDSALATTKEKRLSGRQWFESGRAVAAARGTLTSKDESDVEDEEDIDFDEDDFEDDEDDMLEHYLAEKSED from the exons TCTTATGGATGAGTTTAAAG AACTTCACCCGGGCGAGAGTGGGCTTAACACTTCTAAGCCATGTTATCAAATCACCATAGATCCACAG GATGATGAACCAGAAGACTCAGCTTCGCTGCCAG TTCAATTAGCGTTGATTTTCGCGCACACAGAAAATTATCCGGATGAACCTCCGTTGCTGAATGTTAGAAG tttgcgTGGAATAGCACCAGAAGATCTCAGAATTTTGAAAGAACAACTGGAACAAGAG GCTGCTGAAAACCTTGGGATGGCTATGATATACACATTAGTTTCATCTGCCCAAGAATGGCTGAATGTAAGATTCAAACAGGAAGGTGTGACTGAGAGCACAGCAGATGATGATTTAGAGAAAGATGAT GTAATAGTACCACACGGAGAGCCTGTTACCGTTGAAACGTTCTTGGCTTGGAGAGAAAGATATGAAGCAGAGATAGCACTTGAGCGAGCCAA GTTAATGCCAGACTCTGCGCTTGCTACTACCAAGGAAAAGAGGCTATCCGGAAGGCAGTGGTTTGAAAGTGGAAGAGCGGTTGCAGCAGCA AGAGGTACATTGACAAGCAAAGATGAATCCGatgttgaagatgaagaagacATTGACTTCGACGAGGATGACTTTGAAG ATGATGAAGACGACATGCTAGAACATTATTTGGCGGAGAAATCAGAAGATTAA